The Hahella sp. HNIBRBA332 genome window below encodes:
- the glnL gene encoding nitrogen regulation protein NR(II): MLPIVFQTRLLENLTTSVLVIDPQQRIAFSNSSAEVLLETSEQRAHGATIKDLLIEGSSTLTGLEECLRTGQTYTQREAEFLLPSGNRLLVDYTVSPVHIVNDVYVIMEIQPRDRLLRISREEELLSKQETSRILIRGLAHEIKNPLGGIRGAAQLLDKELKEEGLHDYTRIIIDEADRLRNLVDRMLGPNRSFKQEPTNIHEVLERVYSLIEVESAGKIKLIRDYDPSIPEFAGDKEQLIQAFLNICRNAMQAFEDYTPPGSEGPQILLRTRPLRQFTIGHTRHRLVVRVDVIDNGPGIPSEFLNNIFYPMVSGRAQGTGLGLSITQSIIGQHKGLVECESQPGSTNFIIFIPLEPLS; this comes from the coding sequence ATGCTACCCATCGTTTTTCAGACTCGCTTACTCGAAAATCTGACCACTTCCGTACTGGTTATTGACCCCCAGCAGCGGATTGCATTCAGTAATTCATCCGCCGAAGTGTTGCTGGAAACCAGTGAGCAAAGAGCCCATGGGGCCACCATTAAGGATTTATTGATAGAAGGCAGCTCTACGCTGACCGGGCTGGAGGAGTGCCTGCGCACAGGCCAGACTTATACCCAAAGAGAGGCTGAGTTTCTATTGCCCTCCGGGAACCGTCTTCTGGTTGATTACACGGTCTCTCCCGTGCATATCGTCAACGATGTCTACGTCATCATGGAGATTCAACCCCGTGATCGCCTTTTACGCATCAGTCGTGAGGAAGAACTGCTCTCCAAACAGGAAACCTCCCGCATATTGATTCGCGGACTCGCCCATGAAATCAAAAATCCCTTGGGCGGCATCCGCGGCGCGGCACAGCTTTTGGACAAAGAGTTAAAGGAAGAAGGACTGCATGACTACACCCGCATCATCATCGATGAAGCGGACAGACTGCGCAATCTGGTTGACCGCATGCTTGGCCCCAATCGCAGCTTTAAACAGGAGCCGACCAATATCCATGAAGTGCTTGAGCGGGTGTACAGCCTGATTGAAGTAGAAAGCGCCGGTAAGATAAAGCTCATCCGCGATTACGACCCCAGCATCCCCGAATTCGCCGGCGATAAGGAACAGCTGATTCAAGCCTTCCTGAATATTTGCCGCAACGCCATGCAAGCCTTTGAGGACTACACGCCTCCCGGGTCTGAGGGTCCGCAAATATTATTACGTACACGCCCGCTCAGGCAGTTCACGATCGGTCATACGCGACATCGCCTGGTGGTAAGAGTGGACGTCATCGACAACGGCCCCGGCATTCCATCCGAATTCCTGAATAATATTTTCTACCCGATGGTAAGCGGTCGCGCTCAAGGGACGGGCCTGGGGCTTTCCATCACACAAAGCATAATCGGACAACATAAAGGACTGGTTGAATGTGAAAGCCAGCCCGGCAGTACGAACTTCATCATATTTATTCCACTGGAGCCACTATCATGA
- a CDS encoding alpha/beta fold hydrolase — protein sequence MLTLYPDLKPHKEHFLPVDNLHTIYIEESGNKDGLPVLFVHDGPGYGSDPFCRRLLDSERFRIIMMDQRGCGKSTPLAETNHNRPDILIQDIERVRQHLAIDKWMLIGMGWGGFLSQQYACAHPETVLGVVISGYFVADAAGISWMLAEGAPKMFPDAWHEVMKDCPQEGVEQILSYFSKYLSGANELLQIQAAKQWAAWVAKISTLHPCQDLVDRLTHPHQAISLAILGCKFYQELTDKPASSEAHLKDIPGIIVHGRYDAISPLARAFDLHQNWAGSDLYIIRDAGHSVRDPAMVDAMIKSIGSMADRIGGVSKLNG from the coding sequence ATGCTCACCTTATACCCAGATCTAAAGCCTCACAAAGAACATTTCCTTCCTGTAGATAATCTTCACACAATTTATATTGAGGAGTCCGGCAATAAAGACGGACTGCCAGTATTGTTTGTGCATGACGGGCCAGGATACGGCTCAGACCCATTCTGTCGACGCCTGCTGGACTCTGAGCGTTTCCGTATCATCATGATGGATCAGAGGGGCTGCGGTAAATCTACGCCATTAGCTGAGACTAATCATAACCGTCCAGATATTCTTATCCAGGATATTGAGCGGGTGAGGCAACACCTGGCCATTGATAAATGGATGCTGATTGGGATGGGATGGGGGGGCTTTCTGTCGCAACAATATGCCTGCGCCCACCCTGAAACCGTATTAGGAGTGGTGATTTCTGGTTACTTTGTTGCTGATGCGGCGGGGATTTCATGGATGCTGGCGGAAGGGGCCCCAAAAATGTTTCCAGATGCCTGGCATGAAGTGATGAAGGATTGCCCGCAAGAAGGCGTTGAGCAAATACTAAGCTACTTTTCAAAATATCTGAGTGGCGCGAACGAGCTGCTTCAGATACAGGCCGCAAAGCAGTGGGCTGCATGGGTGGCTAAGATTTCCACTCTTCATCCTTGTCAGGACTTGGTGGATAGATTGACACACCCTCACCAAGCCATTTCTTTGGCGATATTGGGCTGTAAGTTCTATCAGGAGCTGACCGACAAGCCAGCGAGCTCAGAAGCTCATCTAAAAGACATACCGGGCATCATTGTTCATGGCCGTTATGACGCTATTTCTCCCTTGGCGAGAGCGTTTGACCTGCACCAAAACTGGGCAGGTAGCGATTTGTACATCATTAGAGACGCTGGTCACTCAGTGAGAGATCCTGCGATGGTTGATGCGATGATTAAATCTATTGGCTCTATGGCGGATAGGATCGGTGGCGTATCGAAACTTAATGGCTAG
- the glnA gene encoding glutamate--ammonia ligase, translating into MSEKTLNLIKEHEVKWVDMRFTDTKGKEQHVTIPASEISPEFFQEGKMFDGSSIAGWKGINESDMILLADDETAVIDPFTEETTLNLTCNIIEPATMQGYNRDPRSIAQRAEEYLKSTGIADTVLFGPEPEFFIFDSVKWKSDINGAMYEIYSEEAAWVSGDDFERNNVGHRPGVKGGYFPVPPVDSLHDLRGAMCAAMESMGLTIEVHHHEVGTAGQCEIGVGANTLARKADEVQILKYCVHNVAHAYGKTATFMPKPLVGDNGSGMHCHQSLSKDGKNIFSGDGYAGLSDIALYYIGGIIKHARVLNAFTNPSTNAYKRLVPGFEAPVMLAYSARNRSASIRIPFVTNPKARRIEVRFPDPSANPYLAFAAMLMAGLDGIQNKIHPGDAMDKDLYDLPKEEAMNIPTVCSSLSQALDYLEKDHEFLTKGDVFTKDMIEAYIELKRKEVERLDMTTHPVEFEMYYSV; encoded by the coding sequence ATGTCAGAGAAAACTCTGAATCTTATTAAAGAGCACGAAGTTAAATGGGTTGATATGCGCTTTACCGACACTAAGGGTAAAGAGCAGCACGTGACTATCCCTGCTAGCGAAATCTCTCCGGAATTCTTTCAAGAAGGCAAAATGTTTGACGGTTCCTCCATCGCTGGTTGGAAAGGCATCAACGAGTCAGACATGATCCTGCTGGCGGACGATGAAACCGCCGTCATCGATCCGTTCACTGAAGAGACCACTCTGAACCTGACTTGCAACATCATCGAACCCGCCACCATGCAGGGTTACAATCGCGATCCTCGCTCTATCGCCCAGCGCGCAGAGGAGTACCTGAAGTCCACAGGCATCGCGGACACTGTATTGTTTGGACCAGAGCCTGAATTCTTCATTTTCGACAGCGTAAAATGGAAGTCCGACATCAACGGAGCCATGTACGAAATCTATTCCGAAGAAGCGGCCTGGGTATCTGGCGACGACTTTGAAAGGAACAACGTAGGTCACCGTCCTGGCGTAAAAGGCGGTTACTTCCCCGTACCTCCCGTTGACTCCCTGCATGATCTACGTGGCGCGATGTGCGCAGCGATGGAATCCATGGGTTTGACCATCGAAGTACACCACCACGAAGTAGGCACCGCAGGTCAGTGTGAAATCGGCGTTGGCGCCAACACCCTGGCGCGCAAAGCAGACGAAGTGCAAATTCTGAAGTACTGCGTACACAACGTAGCGCATGCTTACGGCAAGACTGCGACCTTCATGCCCAAGCCTCTTGTTGGCGACAACGGTTCAGGCATGCACTGCCACCAATCGCTGTCCAAAGACGGCAAGAACATTTTCTCTGGCGACGGCTATGCTGGTCTGAGCGACATCGCCCTGTACTACATTGGCGGCATCATCAAGCACGCTCGCGTATTGAACGCTTTCACAAACCCTTCCACTAACGCGTATAAGCGTTTGGTGCCAGGCTTTGAAGCGCCGGTTATGCTCGCTTACTCCGCTCGCAACCGTTCCGCTTCCATCCGTATTCCTTTCGTCACCAACCCGAAAGCGCGTCGGATTGAAGTCCGCTTCCCAGATCCTTCCGCCAACCCTTACTTGGCGTTCGCCGCCATGTTGATGGCTGGTCTGGACGGTATTCAGAACAAGATCCACCCTGGCGACGCTATGGATAAGGATCTGTACGATCTGCCGAAAGAAGAAGCCATGAACATCCCAACAGTATGTAGCTCTCTGTCACAAGCTCTGGATTATCTGGAGAAGGACCATGAGTTCCTGACCAAAGGCGACGTGTTCACCAAAGACATGATCGAAGCTTACATCGAGTTGAAGCGCAAAGAAGTAGAGCGTCTGGACATGACCACTCACCCAGTCGAATTCGAGATGTACTACTCTGTATAA
- the dtd gene encoding D-aminoacyl-tRNA deacylase codes for MIGLIQRVAHASVKVDGETVGSIGEGILVLLAVEPNDTERQAERLLDRIVGYRIFADTNGKMNLSLKDIDGELLVVSQFTLAADTKKGMRPSFSSAASPELGEKLYDHFVNKASIIVSKVQTGEFGADMEVTLANVGPTTFSLRVE; via the coding sequence ATGATCGGACTGATTCAACGCGTTGCGCATGCTTCCGTCAAAGTGGATGGAGAGACAGTTGGTTCAATCGGTGAAGGCATTCTCGTTTTGCTGGCGGTTGAACCAAATGACACCGAGCGTCAGGCGGAAAGACTGTTAGATAGAATTGTGGGCTACCGTATTTTTGCTGATACGAATGGCAAGATGAATCTAAGCCTCAAGGACATAGATGGAGAGTTGTTGGTTGTATCGCAGTTCACGTTGGCGGCTGATACAAAAAAAGGAATGAGACCAAGTTTTTCTTCTGCAGCTTCGCCTGAATTAGGCGAGAAGCTTTACGATCATTTTGTTAATAAGGCTTCAATAATAGTAAGCAAGGTTCAGACGGGAGAGTTTGGTGCGGACATGGAAGTGACGCTGGCCAATGTTGGCCCAACAACATTTTCGCTTCGTGTGGAGTAA
- the typA gene encoding translational GTPase TypA, with the protein MIEKLRNIAIIAHVDHGKTTLVDKLLQQSGTLGRKDMDAERVMDSNDQERERGITILAKNTAIKWNDYRINIVDTPGHADFGGEVERVLSMVDSVLLLVDAVDGPMPQTRFVTQKAFARGLKPIVVVNKVDRPGARPDWVVGEVMDLFDRLGATEEQLDFPVIYASALNGIAGLEPDALQQDMTPLFEMVVEKVPAPSVDVNGPFQMQISALDYNSYVGVIGIGRVSRGKVKTNTPVVVVDRDGGKRNGRVLTVMGYHGLQRVDVPEAEAGDIICVTGLDELNISDTLCSPERPEALPALIVDEPTVSMTFQVNDSPFAGKEGKYVTSRNIKERLEKELLYNVALRVEQGDSPDKFIVSGRGELHLSVLIETMRREGFELGVSRPEVIVKEIDGQKVEPYEQVIIDVEDEHQGSIMEVMGLRRGELVNMIPDGKGRTRLEFIVPSRGLIGFRSQFLTMTSGTGILTHIFDHYGPVKEGVNVERNNGVLISNVAGKVLAYALFNLQDRGRLFVDPNIEVYEGMIIGLHSRDNDLVVNPTKAKQLTNIRAAGTDENILLTPPIRFSLEQALEFVEDDELVEVTPSNIRIRKKLLKEHERKRADRTKD; encoded by the coding sequence GTGATCGAGAAATTAAGAAATATTGCTATTATTGCCCACGTTGACCACGGTAAAACCACTCTGGTCGACAAACTCCTTCAGCAGTCGGGCACCTTAGGCCGCAAGGACATGGACGCTGAACGCGTTATGGATTCCAATGACCAGGAACGAGAGCGCGGCATTACTATATTGGCGAAAAATACCGCCATCAAGTGGAATGATTACCGAATTAATATCGTAGATACTCCTGGACACGCCGACTTTGGCGGCGAAGTTGAACGTGTTCTGTCTATGGTTGACTCTGTTCTCCTGCTCGTCGATGCAGTTGACGGTCCTATGCCGCAAACTCGCTTCGTGACTCAAAAAGCGTTTGCTCGTGGGCTGAAGCCTATCGTTGTTGTCAATAAAGTGGATCGTCCTGGCGCTCGTCCTGATTGGGTCGTCGGTGAAGTGATGGATCTTTTTGACCGCCTAGGCGCTACAGAAGAGCAGCTAGACTTCCCTGTTATTTATGCTTCAGCGTTGAACGGCATTGCGGGACTTGAGCCGGATGCATTGCAACAAGACATGACGCCTCTGTTTGAAATGGTGGTTGAAAAGGTTCCCGCTCCTTCTGTCGATGTTAATGGCCCCTTCCAGATGCAGATCAGCGCCCTCGATTACAACAGCTATGTTGGCGTTATCGGAATTGGTCGCGTTTCGCGCGGTAAAGTAAAAACTAATACGCCTGTTGTTGTGGTTGATCGCGATGGCGGCAAGCGTAATGGGCGCGTATTAACCGTAATGGGCTATCACGGCCTGCAGCGCGTGGACGTGCCTGAGGCGGAAGCCGGGGACATTATCTGTGTTACTGGTTTGGATGAGTTGAATATCTCCGATACGCTATGTAGCCCGGAACGTCCGGAAGCACTTCCCGCGTTGATCGTAGATGAGCCGACCGTCAGCATGACATTCCAGGTCAATGACTCGCCATTCGCTGGTAAAGAAGGTAAGTACGTTACCAGTAGAAATATCAAGGAAAGATTGGAGAAAGAGCTGCTGTACAACGTAGCGTTGCGTGTAGAGCAAGGCGACTCTCCTGACAAATTCATTGTATCTGGTCGCGGTGAGTTGCATTTATCCGTTTTGATCGAGACCATGCGTCGTGAAGGGTTTGAATTAGGCGTTTCCCGTCCAGAAGTTATCGTAAAAGAGATTGATGGACAGAAGGTCGAGCCCTACGAGCAGGTTATTATCGACGTGGAGGATGAGCACCAGGGATCGATCATGGAGGTGATGGGGCTGCGTCGCGGTGAGTTGGTCAACATGATCCCGGACGGCAAAGGACGTACTCGTTTAGAGTTTATTGTGCCTTCTCGCGGCTTGATTGGTTTCCGCTCTCAGTTTCTTACCATGACTTCAGGTACAGGCATTCTGACCCATATCTTTGATCATTACGGCCCTGTGAAAGAAGGTGTGAACGTTGAACGTAACAATGGCGTTCTTATCTCAAATGTGGCGGGTAAAGTGTTGGCGTATGCGCTGTTTAACCTACAGGACCGTGGTCGTCTGTTCGTGGATCCAAACATTGAAGTCTACGAAGGCATGATTATCGGTCTGCATAGTCGAGATAACGATTTGGTTGTTAATCCGACCAAGGCCAAGCAGTTGACCAATATTCGCGCAGCTGGTACGGACGAGAATATTCTTCTGACTCCGCCGATTCGTTTTTCTCTGGAGCAGGCGTTAGAGTTCGTTGAAGACGATGAACTGGTTGAAGTGACGCCCAGCAATATCAGGATTCGCAAGAAGTTGCTGAAAGAGCACGAGCGTAAGCGCGCTGACCGTACTAAGGACTGA
- the ntrC gene encoding nitrogen regulation protein NR(I), with the protein MSASPNVWIIDDDRSIRWVLEKALEQAHLNTRSFESGDGVLHRLEREQPDAIISDIRMPGIDGLSLLGQIHTSYPHLPVIIMTAHSDLDSAVSSYQSGAFEYLPKPFDVDDAVSLVKRAVAHAQEQMATSRPPEGSSLSQDTEIIGEAPAMQEVFRAIGRLSHSNITVLINGESGTGKELVARALHQHSPRAGKPFIALNMAAIPKDLIESELFGHEKGSFTGAGGQRQGRFEQANGGALFLDEIGDMPPDTQTRLLRVLADSEFYRVGGATPIKVDVRIIAATHQNLEKLVQEGRFREDLFHRLNVIRVHLPKLSERREDIPKLAGHFLKKAAEELNVEPKVLKTEAEEYMCSLAWPGNVRQLENTCRWLTVMASGREIHVSDLPPELQEQSNHRSPTQDWQESLRTWAEQELKKGKSGLLDTAVPTFERIMIESALKQTAGRKRDAALLLGWGRNTLTRKIKELGMAGHDESEDDD; encoded by the coding sequence ATGAGCGCATCACCCAACGTATGGATCATTGATGATGATCGTTCAATTCGATGGGTCTTAGAAAAAGCCCTGGAGCAGGCGCATCTAAATACCCGGTCATTTGAATCCGGGGATGGCGTTCTGCATCGCCTGGAGCGGGAGCAGCCGGATGCCATTATCAGCGACATCCGCATGCCCGGCATTGACGGACTAAGTCTGCTGGGACAGATTCATACCAGCTACCCGCACCTGCCAGTTATTATCATGACCGCACATTCGGACCTGGATAGTGCGGTATCTTCCTACCAAAGCGGCGCCTTCGAATACCTTCCCAAGCCTTTCGACGTGGACGACGCCGTCTCTCTGGTAAAGCGCGCCGTGGCTCATGCGCAAGAACAGATGGCCACCAGCCGCCCCCCAGAAGGAAGCTCCTTGAGCCAGGACACGGAGATCATCGGTGAAGCCCCCGCCATGCAGGAAGTATTCAGAGCCATCGGCAGGCTTTCTCACAGCAATATCACAGTATTAATCAACGGCGAATCCGGCACCGGTAAAGAACTGGTCGCGCGCGCCCTGCATCAGCACAGCCCCAGAGCCGGCAAACCGTTTATTGCTCTCAACATGGCTGCCATACCTAAAGATCTGATCGAGTCCGAATTGTTCGGGCATGAAAAAGGCTCCTTCACCGGGGCTGGAGGCCAACGGCAGGGGCGCTTTGAGCAGGCCAACGGCGGCGCGCTATTTCTGGATGAGATTGGAGACATGCCGCCGGATACCCAGACGCGCCTGCTACGGGTGTTGGCGGACAGCGAGTTCTATCGGGTCGGCGGCGCCACCCCCATCAAAGTGGACGTGCGTATTATCGCCGCCACACATCAGAACTTGGAAAAGCTGGTGCAGGAAGGGCGCTTTAGGGAAGACCTTTTCCACCGTCTGAATGTCATCCGAGTGCATCTACCCAAGCTCAGCGAGCGTCGGGAAGATATCCCTAAACTCGCTGGGCATTTCCTGAAAAAAGCGGCGGAAGAGCTGAATGTCGAGCCCAAGGTGCTGAAAACCGAGGCGGAAGAGTACATGTGTTCGCTGGCATGGCCTGGCAACGTAAGACAGTTGGAAAATACCTGTCGCTGGCTCACGGTGATGGCCTCTGGCCGGGAAATTCACGTTTCCGATCTCCCCCCTGAACTGCAGGAGCAATCCAACCACCGCAGCCCAACCCAGGATTGGCAGGAATCATTGCGCACCTGGGCCGAACAGGAGCTGAAGAAAGGCAAAAGCGGCCTGCTGGATACAGCGGTGCCCACTTTTGAGCGCATCATGATAGAAAGCGCGCTGAAGCAGACGGCAGGAAGAAAGCGCGACGCGGCGCTGCTACTTGGCTGGGGACGCAACACCCTCACCAGAAAAATCAAAGAGCTGGGAATGGCGGGGCACGACGAGAGCGAAGACGACGATTAA
- a CDS encoding DUF4124 domain-containing protein: protein MKSRFAYILLSSALFSSYSGLACAEIYRWVDAQGNVEYSDQEREGAEKVEVGPTATITMPKMTDIPPRSNDEPEPAPSSYYATLNITFPTNDSAFHSGNGDLTVLFTSDPTLYPNHSYRVSLDGSPVGTTKDNFLELKGVNRGTHSVSLDVIDNSGVVQSAAPVQFTIHRPSIKN from the coding sequence ATGAAATCTCGGTTCGCTTATATTCTTCTTTCTTCTGCGCTTTTTTCTTCTTATTCAGGTCTGGCCTGCGCAGAAATTTATCGCTGGGTCGACGCACAAGGCAATGTGGAATATTCCGACCAGGAGAGAGAGGGCGCCGAGAAAGTCGAAGTTGGCCCAACCGCAACGATAACCATGCCAAAAATGACGGATATACCGCCTCGCAGCAATGATGAGCCGGAGCCTGCGCCTTCAAGCTACTATGCAACGCTGAATATAACCTTCCCCACCAATGACTCCGCTTTTCACTCCGGTAACGGCGATCTGACCGTATTATTCACATCGGATCCAACTCTGTACCCCAATCACAGCTACCGCGTCTCGCTGGACGGAAGCCCGGTTGGAACAACCAAGGATAACTTCCTTGAGCTGAAAGGCGTTAACCGGGGCACACACTCCGTTTCTCTTGATGTGATTGATAATTCAGGCGTTGTCCAGAGCGCAGCGCCAGTGCAGTTCACCATTCATCGCCCCAGCATAAAAAACTAG